The following proteins are encoded in a genomic region of Triticum dicoccoides isolate Atlit2015 ecotype Zavitan chromosome 1B, WEW_v2.0, whole genome shotgun sequence:
- the LOC119350052 gene encoding vegetative cell wall protein gp1-like, with amino-acid sequence MGSPTGARVSSGRARLTRRFATQSPTPTTSRAPPPPPPPRRPATSPKRSPRLPAAPPTRPSRRSPPAPASPPRRSPPAPASPPRRSPPAPASPPRRSPPAPASPPRRSPPAPASPPRRSPPAPASPSRRSPPAPASPPRRSAAASPRTPRHLAAARLPRRSAPTSPPCTARRVAASPPVGSPPRTVPLVRRRATSPTSPPDASPRSTAGRPLRSCRRRLIPPEVSDGPGALGAAAPVYRSSSAPPLAGYSTRQFSARRRGRRSSRLALLESWPYLQTMEDVRVYYWTGPRRRGIRTKPNFKKILENWVDEL; translated from the exons ATGGGCAGCCCCACGGGCGCCCGCGTGTCCAGCGGTCGAGCTCGGCTGACACGCCGGTTCGCTACGCAGAGCCCCACCCCCACCACCAGCcgagccccaccgccgccgccaccgccgcggcgTCCGGCGACCTCGCCGAAGCGGTCGCCGCGGCTTCCGGCAGCCCCGCCGACGAGGCCGTCGCGGCGCTCGCCACCCGCCCCCGCGTCGCCGCCACGGCGCTCGCCACCCGCCCCCGCGTCACCGCCGCGTCGCTCGCCACCCGCCCCCGCGTCGCCGCCGCGTCGCTCGCCACCCGCCCCCGCGTCGCCGCCGCGTCGCTCGCCACCCGcccccgcgtcgccgccgcggcgctCGCCACCAGCCCCCGCGTCTCCGTCGCGGCGCTCGCCACCCGcccccgcgtcgccgccgcggcgctCAGCCGCCGCGTCGCCGCGAACCCCTCGACACCTTGCTGCGGCCAGGTTGCCTCGGCGCTCGGCTCCGACCTCTCCGCCGTGCACGGCGCGCCGAGTCGCGGCGAGCCCTCCAGTCGGTTCTCCCCCGCGCACCGTCCCACTGGTGAGGCGCAGGGCCACTTCGCCTACCTCTCCGCCTGACGCGTCTCCGAGAAGCACAGCAGGGCGCCCTCTGCGCAGCTGCCGTCGTCGGTTGATTCCTCCCGAG GTTTCAGATGGTCCAGGAGCATTGGGCGCCGCGGCACCTGTCTACCGTTCGTCCTCG GCACCGCCATTGGCTGGATATTCGACTAGGCAGTTCTCGGCGCGTCGACGTGGACGTCGTTCTTCACGTTTAGCGCTGTTGGAATCATGGCCGTATTTGCAGACCATGGAG GATGTGCGGGTTTACTACTGGACAGGTCCTAGGCGTCGCGGTATTCGTACCAAACCTAATTTCAAGAAGATCCTTGAAAACTGGGTGGATGAACTCTGA